ggtcaacttttaactaaaaacATTATAATTGGTTAATTTTTTAGGAAAGGATGGAGCACCAaaactaaaaaattaaaaacaagttGACTTTTATTGTACTCCTTTAAAGCATCTTTTGACCTAGGGAGTACCTCGTATATGGCAATACACAATGTAAAGCATCTTTTCACCTAGTTTTCTGTGTTTAGATCCAAAAGTTATACGGAGTAAGAATTACTCAAAAAAAGGTTTCCATCATTGCATTTACAACTATCTCTTTTTCATGAGTAAAAATTAATGAGCTTCATTACAAttggattatttttttctttcttctaaAACCTTAGAAATTCCAAAaacatttaaaaagaaaaaacaaaagagacaAGGAAAAGGTCCCCCTCTTTAAAAAGCCCAAAATCCATCACACAAATGTGGGCCTTCATCTCTTTCTGTTGAAAAAAGGCCCGCGCCGTCGGGTACTTCCTTTTGTCTCTCTCATCATGTGTTGACGTGTTCACGAATCCCGCCaccccctttttctttttctttttctttttttctctttccATTTAAATTCACTCGATTTTCTCCTTCActtcaaaaaaattaattcaaaacCGAGCATTTTCGAAGCCGAGTAAATCACTAACGGACCGGTTTAACGACTTCTTCATTTTAGCCACCTTAGCAAGCTGCTCAGCCGTTCTCCAAGCCGACTTTGGTGTAAGTGGGTCCCCATTTTCATCCACCATATGCTGGACCACGTTAGCAGCTTCTTGCTCCTTTTGTACTTGATATTGCTTCCTCCAATGTACATGCCCTAACTCACACTCTAACCCTTTTGCATACTCCTCGGCTGAGGTTAACCCATTAGCCGAGGATTGTAAAATCAAGGCTCGAGCCGATGAGAGTAGGTGGTGAGCACTACTGAAGTCGTAGTGCTCAACCAACCGTCTTGACTCGGCTACGGCTCGAGTGTATATAAAGAGGTTTCGTAGCCGTTCGATTCTTGGGTCAGATGATCTGATCGCGTGGGGCCGTGGCACTAGTAGGGCCCTCTCCCTCCCATACATCACCTCTTTAGTTACCGGATCTTTGTAACTACAACGAACAGACATCACATGGTGGGCCCCACTTGCTGACATTGGTACCTTCACTTCTATCaacaattctctctcctcttcggcgtACAAGTCTCCAAGCCGAGCCGAATCAGAGCTCATTAAACTCGGTCGACCGTTGCAAGAATAAACCGCCATTATTTCAGCAGAAGCCGAACCGGAGGCAAACCCGAGTTGAACCCGTAAATCTTGAACCACAACACTTAACAAACCTCCGACGCATTTGGCAAAAGCGTCTTGTTTTGTCTCCGGAGTTCGAAACCCGAACCCGGAAGGATGGACCGGGATCTCAATATGGGCAAACTGGGTGGATGACATCTTGGATGCTCTCTGCCGTTGCCGTTGCCGTTGGTTTGAAGTAGGGAGATCATCTTGACCATCAGATAAAAGAATGATAGTGCAAACCGGGTTTTTCTGTCTCCGGTCTTCTAACACTTTAGCGGCTTTTGTAAGTGCCTCTCCAACGGAAGTCCCTTGGCCGCAACTTAGGTGGTCAATGATTTTTCGCGCCGATTTCTGCCCTTGAGAAGTCATCCTACGGAGTGGCAACAACCGCTGCGGGGCGGAGGAAAAGGCCACAATCGCTAAACGGTCGGCGGAGCTCAGAGAAGATATGACCAACCTCATGGCTCGTTTTAACATTAACAACTTGGGTCCTGTCATACTACCACTAACATCAAGGACTGTGACGAGGTCAATTGGTGCGCGGTGGGTTGGAGATAGAATCGCCTCCGGGGTTGGAGGTGCTTTCACACGCAACGCCACCGCGTACGTCTCGTGAGTCCGACTACCTGAAACAACCGCCGCCTCCGGCAATAGCTTCACCTCCACGTGTGGTGGTGGTTTTTTAACATTAACCGAGTTGTAGGGATCCACTGAAGACTTACTGGTGGTGGTAGTGCTAGTAGTAGCCGGTTTCTTTGAGGCAACGAAAAAACCTTGGAATTCCTCAGTATCATCTGCATCTTCTCCTTCAGCCTCTGGAATGGGATCAAAACGAGGAGAGAGAAGCGGCTCATCGTCATTGTAAGGCGATCTTTTAACAAGTCTCTTGTCCTCAAAGTGGATCCTGGCACTCCCAGTAGGTGTAGCAGGAGCGCTCATGGCAGCAGGATGGGTGGTTGTGGAAATGATGGTTTTCTTTTCAATGATCTCATCGGCATCGGCTTCGGccgggttgtt
This sequence is a window from Spinacia oleracea cultivar Varoflay chromosome 1, BTI_SOV_V1, whole genome shotgun sequence. Protein-coding genes within it:
- the LOC110774906 gene encoding E3 ubiquitin-protein ligase WAV3 encodes the protein MGTGWRKAFCSTIPKDREKERPTHRHHNNHRELVDVLPIPTPTPTPTPKTRSKLSLFSSISNPSTPKTRSKLSLFSSISNPSTPRLRVRTTTTTVDNTTTTTTTTTPTLTPNSSGKLECKLGSNPSSPRSPFAILRNTLRLTKNGCGLCMQSVKTGKGMAIYTAECSHTFHFPCIAAHVRKQGCLICPVCNVTWKDVPLLSLHNNNNNNNNPAEADADEIIEKKTIISTTTHPAAMSAPATPTGSARIHFEDKRLVKRSPYNDDEPLLSPRFDPIPEAEGEDADDTEEFQGFFVASKKPATTSTTTTSKSSVDPYNSVNVKKPPPHVEVKLLPEAAVVSGSRTHETYAVALRVKAPPTPEAILSPTHRAPIDLVTVLDVSGSMTGPKLLMLKRAMRLVISSLSSADRLAIVAFSSAPQRLLPLRRMTSQGQKSARKIIDHLSCGQGTSVGEALTKAAKVLEDRRQKNPVCTIILLSDGQDDLPTSNQRQRQRQRASKMSSTQFAHIEIPVHPSGFGFRTPETKQDAFAKCVGGLLSVVVQDLRVQLGFASGSASAEIMAVYSCNGRPSLMSSDSARLGDLYAEEERELLIEVKVPMSASGAHHVMSVRCSYKDPVTKEVMYGRERALLVPRPHAIRSSDPRIERLRNLFIYTRAVAESRRLVEHYDFSSAHHLLSSARALILQSSANGLTSAEEYAKGLECELGHVHWRKQYQVQKEQEAANVVQHMVDENGDPLTPKSAWRTAEQLAKVAKMKKSLNRSVSDLLGFENARF